Genomic window (Bacteroidota bacterium):
TTGGTTCTACCCATGAAATATCTGATAAGTTTTTTTTCAGATTTTCCTCCGAAAAATCGCTTTCTGAAACATATTTTATGGTTGCATAAAAACCCGTGGCCTTAAGGTATTTCAAATCCCCGAACCCGGCAGCCTGACCGGGTTGGGGTAAATTACCTGTAATACAATACACGTATATTAAATCCTTTTTCATCACTTGATAATGGCGACAATCATAAATTACTGATTATTATTTCCCGTTTCTTCAAAAGATGTAATTCTTTGAAATGATGTAATTTCAAGGTTATCATCCAGGTGTACCGAATAATAAAGCCGTACCTGTTTTGGTGGTAAATTCATTGACTTGAGGAATGAATCATCTTCATAAACTTCTGCCACGGCTTCCCAGATTTCGTTCACCTTTTCGAGTTTTATGACCGTTACTTCATAGCTGTTGATGCTCTCTTTAAGGAACTCTAAAACAGCGTTTTTTACTTCAATTATTTTACTCATAAATCAATCTCCATTAATTATTGTTTAAAACTATTTTAACCTACCTTACTTGTTTTGTTTTTCTTCTCTGATATTTTCCAGTAATTTCAACAATTCATCTTCTCTTTTATCGTATTCTTCTTCATCAATTTCATCCATTTCAAACTTCAACTGCAATGCCATCAACCTTTCTTTAATGGCGCCTTCATCCGACATTTCTTTCTCGATCACCTCATTGATTTTTTTTCCGATGAAAATAACTCCTTTTAAAGGCGCAAGCAATATATCATCGATCAGAAACATGTTAAACTC
Coding sequences:
- a CDS encoding gas vesicle protein, yielding MSKIIEVKNAVLEFLKESINSYEVTVIKLEKVNEIWEAVAEVYEDDSFLKSMNLPPKQVRLYYSVHLDDNLEITSFQRITSFEETGNNNQ
- a CDS encoding gas vesicle protein GvpG yields the protein MFLIDDILLAPLKGVIFIGKKINEVIEKEMSDEGAIKERLMALQLKFEMDEIDEEEYDKREDELLKLLENIREEKQNK